A section of the Oryzias latipes chromosome 8, ASM223467v1 genome encodes:
- the atf4-2 gene encoding cyclic AMP-dependent transcription factor ATF-4-like (The RefSeq protein has 4 substitutions compared to this genomic sequence) translates to MTMMMTSSQCGLEDMEALLCGSSSPMAEGMDSIFAPTDKIGHQEGEGGASLEGDALPVSPLASSSPSSPYSPPRFYSPPPSPSSLLQRDKGGNESDLLSLPWLDPLDQLRSGQKFSDDRKEDVLGDLHWMAERVDLSEFDLDSLIGSCSPAEESPSSPEDLLASLDVPMELDSFHLSALSAPDPLPPPPELPPNLPADGAADESESHIDSQEILSSPFCVPDPQEELEIKSEPASPIPSPPAVASPSAPDFTLDLGSEVDVPESEVKPIVASVVPQVPKIVLSLSPARIILVLAPKSEVSVTTTPEVIQCSPPTSPTERSHRSRPYPKPSPPASPSMVVDEGRSSRAAGGTERTTLKSPKDKKLKKMEQNKTAATRYRQKKRVEQDSLLAEHAVLERKNVELTEKAESLTREIEYLKELMEEVRQTKLKRELRADI, encoded by the exons CGCACCCACCGACAAAATCGGACACcaagaaggagaaggaggagcttCGCTGGAGGGGGACGCTTTACCCGTGTCACCCCTTGCCTCCTCCTCGCCATCTTCTCCCTACTCCCCCCCTCGATTCTACTCTCCCCCTCCTTCACCTTCATCTCTCCTTCAAAGGGACAAGGGTGGGAATGAGTCGGACCTGCTGTCCCTCCCTTGGTTGGATCCCCTAGATCAGCTGAGAAGCGGCCaaaagttctcagatgacagaAAAG AGGACGTGCTCGGTGATCTGCACTGGATGGCTGAGAGAGTGGACCTGAGCGAGTTTGACCTGGACTCTCTGATTGGCTCCTGCAGTCCTGCGGAAGAGTCCCCAAGCtctccagaagatctccttgcATCCTTGGATGTTCCCATGGAGCTCGACTCATTCCACCTTTCAGCTCTCTCAGCCCCCGAGCCCTTACCCCCACCTCCTGAACTCCCTCCTAACCTTCCCGCTGATGGTGCTGCGGATGATTCGGAATCTCACATCGACAGTCAGGAGATTCTTTCCTCTCCGTTTTGCGTCCCGGATCCACAAGAAGAGCTGGAGATCAAATCTGAGCCCGCCTCCCCGATCCCCTCTCTCCCAGCAGTTGCCTCTCCCTCCGCTCCAGACTTCACTCTGGACCTGGGAAGTGAGGTGGATGTccctgagagtgaggtgaagccCATCGTAGCGTCTGTGGTTCCCCAGGTCCCCAAGATTGTGCTCTCCCTCTCCCCAGCTCGCATCATCCTCGTATTGGCCCCCAAAAGCGAAGTGTCCGTCACCACCACACCAGAGGTCATTCAGTGCTCCCCACCAACCTCCCCAACAGAGAGGTCCCACAGAAGCAGGCCCTACCCCAAACCGAGCCCACCCGCTTCTCCCAGCATGGTGGTTGATGAAGGCAGGTCTTCCCGGGCCGCAGGTGGAACTGAGAGGACAACGCTGAAGTCCCCGAAGGACAAGAAGCTGAAGAAGATGGAGCAGAATAAGACTGCTGCTACGCGCTACAGGCAGAAGAAGAGGGTGGAGCAAGATTCACTGCTGGCAGAGCATGCAGTGCTGGAGAGGAAGAACGTGGAGCTGACGGAGAAGGCAGAGTCTCTGACCCGGGAGATCGAGTACCTCAAAGAGCTGATGGAAGAAGTGAGACAGACCAAGCTCAAAAGAGAGCTCAGGGCTGACATCTAG